The Bradysia coprophila strain Holo2 chromosome II, BU_Bcop_v1, whole genome shotgun sequence genome has a segment encoding these proteins:
- the LOC119072521 gene encoding paired amphipathic helix protein Sin3a isoform X1 — MKRNRVDEVQFRARPAHPILNTQHGPTIQYQISGATPIKANVSDSPTSIGGSTPTVQYTTYYPYTQSPVASGGNVKTSQSPAGGGTAIHVVNAGAVNVTNSVRHKTTLTGNTTSPITPTVGTTPASTPSNIPGGQSAAGQEKFQRLKVEDALSYLDQVKYKFGNQPQVYNDFLDIMKEFKSQSIDTPGVIQRVSNLFKGHPELIVGFNTFLPPGYKIEVQANDQGVAFQVSVSVPSPSGGNIHLTQPTSPNKGSSQFSMHQIQPVLVPPSAPQHIHIPIQQAQQSPIAAVPQNFSRDRSASQCGSQQQQQQQQPPPPSAAAVNDLVNSQGHALHHISQAHQTIMQAEQTGNQNQPVEFNHAISYVNKIKIRFQTQPEKYKRFLEILHAYQKEQKIIKESSGNLQPSKQLTEAEVYSQVAKLFDQQEDLLREFGQFLPDATSHSATQFISKGHAHSDHKKVSGASMAHQPSNIKPYNNAQNSMSNRLERIEFHNEKEFHRDSKDNRNHVSNQKFGHNSQVVKRSASNNSMNLNNFGRERDGPMPPKRHKPINRDVTLAEASKYGSLNDYAFFDKVRKALRNPEVYENFLRCLTLYNQEIISKSELIGLIAPFLGKFPELYRWFQEFLGSATGVENVPLQATQRQDRTAGDLAQEIDLNTCKRLGASYCALPKQSESRKCSGRNALGKEVLNDTWVSFPTWAEDSTFVTSRKTQYEEIIYRCEDERFELDVVIETNSATIRVLENVQKRLSRMSSEEVTRFRLDDNLGGSSATIHQRAIKRIYGDKASEVIQGLKKNPLAAVGVVLKRLKAKEEEWREAQKGFNKQWREQNEKYYLKSLDHQGINFKQNDIKALRSKSLFNEIETLYDERHEQNDETPSEPNSGPHLTLPYKDKTILEDAANLLIHHVKRQTGIQKQEKTKIKHILRQFVPDLFFSPRQQLSDDERDDDDKDMDVDNSDTETKIKSENPSTSSATLNRTDDYKEKPSNQSTILTDASSKSSNTSDSGPVGSASDRIKLPESVHIASTSSLSTSTPFSLMSTANNPSSNDAQSCNVNKVSVSSSGGVLTSETVSNASVVNTIGDSSLNDVNIKQEIIDRDSPSPNLPSYAVSKHSEEAYTLFLANNNWYLFLRLHAILCDRLRTMYDRANALAAEEAKYRSNRRDSTATSLRLKPKSDIQVEDYYPTFLDMLKNVLDGNIDINSYEDSLREMFGIHAYVAFTLDRVVTNSVRQLQHCVTERGAIECVELFHQEQRRNSAGGYCKTAHKRVAAELAYQRRAESILQDENCFKVYIYKIDCKVTIELLDTESDETEKCVSNAQTWNNYVECLTNPMASMSNATRTSDSNNLAKIEIKTEKSDDDADQEPTRRPLFLHRNIRRFKSQQSTKTISLLDSEQSYVLGEDTRLKVATESTSKTIVNTTTTTTTSSTTTTATDSETSGSEGAAQNRIINDPFWGKRPPERIGTGAANDGFFVEDKSEVKLNLSLYKMVFVMNKDVLFYKKNSLRKAKQMHSTVTSAMAKKFHSFVSRWKDKNVNDSQESQCSEWFMGRHVDLVSNVTTLHQNNDVSKTPYRTYNRYKVERLNEC; from the exons ATGAAAAGGAATAGAGTCGACGAGGTTCAGTTTCGTGCGCGTCCGGCACATCCAATTCTAAATACTCAGCATGGACCAACTATACAATATCAAATTTCTGGTGCCACACCAATCAAAGCCAACGTATCCGATTCACCAACATCGATTGGTGGCTCAACTCCAACGGTTCAATATACCACAT ACTATCCATACACACAATCGCCGGTAGCATCAGGCGGTAATGTGAAAACCAGCCAATCGCCAGCTGGTGGTGGAACAGCTATCCATGTTGTGAATGCGGGAGCTGTTAATGTCACGAATTCAGTGCGACATAAAACTACTTTAACGGGTAATACTACATCGCCCATAACGCCAACGGTCGGAACAACGCCCGCAAGTACACCATCAAACATTCCAGGTGGACAGAGCGCTGCTGGCCAAGAGAAATTTCAACGTCTCAAGGTGGAGGATGCTCTCAGCTACTTGGATCAAGTCAAATACAAATTCGGCAATCAACCCCAAGTCTACAACGACTTTTTGGACATTATGAAGGAATTTAAGTCGCAAAGTATAGATACACCAGGGGTCATACAAAGGGTATCGAATTTGTTCAAG GGTCATCCAGAATTAATCGTTGGCTTCAATACATTTCTTCCACCCGGCTATAAAATCGAAGTTCAGGCGAACGATCAGGGCGTCGCCTTCCAAGTATCCGTTTCTGTGCCATCACCATCCGGTGGAAATATTCATTTAACTCAGCCCACATCACCAAACAAAGGAAGCAGTCAATTTTCTATGCATCAAATACAGCCAGTCCTTGTGCCGCCATCTGCTCCACAACATATTCACATACCCATCCAACAGGCACAACAATCACCAATCGCTGCTGTACCGCAAAATTTCTCGCGTGATCGTTCGGCATCGCAATGCGGTAGCCAacagcaacagcaacaacaacaaccaccaCCACCGTCGGCTGCAGCGGTAAATGATTTGGTTAACAGTCAAGGGCATGCATTACACCACATTTCTCAAGCGCATCAAACAATCATGCAGGCCGAACAAACCGGCAACCAAAATCAACCGGTCGAATTCAATCATGCCATATCCTACGTGAACAAAATAAAGATTCGGTTCCAGACGCAGCCGGAGAAGTATAAACGGTTCTTGGAGATACTGCACGCTTATCAAAAGGAACAGAAAATCATTAAAGAGTCCAGCGGCAATCTACAACCATCCAAGCAACTGACCGAAGCTGAAGTGTACAGCCAAGTGGCAAAATTGTTCGATCAACAGGAAGATTTGCTACGGGAATTCGGTCAATTTTTGCCAGATGCCACCAGTCATTCAGCCACACAATTTATTAGCAAAGGTCATGCGCATAGTGACCACAAGAAAGTGTCGGGTGCGTCGATGGCTCATCAGCCCAGCAATATTAAGCCATACAATAATGCTCAAAACAGTATGTCCAACCGGCTGGAGCGAATAGAGTTTCACAATGAAAAAGAATTCCATCGCGACAGCAAAGACAACCGAAACCATGTTAGCAATCAAAAGTTCGGCCATAACAGCCAGGTTGTTAAACGATCAGCGTCAaacaattcaatgaatttgaataattttggcCGTGAACGAGACGGTCCAATGCCACCGAAACGCCATAAGCCAATCAATCGAGATGTTACACTAGCTGAAGCATCGAAATATGGCTCATTGAATGACTATGCATTTTTTGATAAAGTACGCAAGGCGCTCAGAAACCCAGAGGTATATGAGAACTTTCTGCGATGCTTAACGTTGTACAATCAAGAGATTATTTCCAAATCTGAATTGATTGGCTTGATCGCACCGTTTTTGGGTAAATTTCCAGAACTGTATCGCTGGTTCCAAGAGTTTCTCGGCTCGGCCACTGGTGTCGAAAACGTGCCACTGCAAGCCACACAGCGACAAGACCGTACGGCCGGCGATTTGGCGCAGGAAATTGATTTGAACACATGCAAAAGACTTGGTGCCAGTTATTGTGCTCTGCCGAAACAAAGTGAGTCACGGAAATGCTCGGGACGTAATGCGCTTGGAAAAGAAGTGCTGAACGACACGTGGGTATCGTTCCCGACATGGGCCGAAGATTCGACATTTGTTACGTCGAGAAAAACGCAATACGAGGAAATAATCTACCGATGTGAAGACGAACGCTTCGAATTGGATGTTGTGATAGAAACGAATAGTGCAACCATTCGTGTATTGGAAAATGTACAGAAACGATTATCACGTATGTCGTCCGAAGAGGTGACTAGATTTAGATTGGACGACAACTTGGGCGGTAGCTCGGCGACGATACATCAACGGGCTATAAAACGCATCTATGGCGATAAGGCTTCGGAAGTAATACAAGGATTGAAGAAGAATCCATTGGCAGCTGTTGGTGTTGTGCTCAAGCGACTTAAGGCAAAGGAGGAAGAATGGCGAGAAGCTCAAAAG GGTTTCAACAAGCAATGGCGGGAACAAAACGAGAAGTATTACTTGAAATCGCTGGACCATCAAGGCATCAATTTCAAGCAGAACGATATTAAGGCATTACGTTCCAAGAGTCtattcaatgaaattgaaacgTTGTACGACGAGCGACACGAACAGAACGATGAAACGCCAAGCGAACCGAACAGCGGCCCACATTTGACATTACCGTACAAAGACAAAACGATATTGGAGGATGCAGCCAATTTACTCATACATCATGTGAAGCGTCAGACGGGCATCCAGAAGCAAGAGAAGACGAAAATCAAGCACATTCTGCGACAGTTTGTGCCCGATTTATTTTTCTCGCCCAGGCAGCAATTGAGCGACGATGAACGTGATGATG ATGACAAAGACATGGATGTCGACAACTCTGACaccgaaacgaaaataaaatctgaaaatcccTCAACCTCATCAGCCACACTGAATCGAACGGACGACTATAAGGAGAAACCTTCCAACCAATCCACAATTCTAACAGACGCGTCCAGCAAATCCAGCAATACCAGTGATAGTGGTCCAGTCGGATCGGCAAGCGATCGGATCAAACTTCCCGAATCAGTTCACATAGCCTCCACCTCATCGCTGTCGACATCAACGCCGTTCTCATTGATGTCAACCGCAAACAATCCGTCGAGCAACGACGCTCAATCGTGCAATGTGAATAAAGTCAGTGTTAGTTCTAGCGGTGGTGTTTTGACAAGCGAAACTGTAAGCAATGCGTCGGTGGTGAATACAATCGGTGATAGTAGCTTGAACGATGTGAATATTAAACAAGAAATTATCGATCGAGATTCGCCGAGCCCCAATTTGCCTTCGTATGCCGTTAGCAAACATTCG GAAGAAGCATACACACTGTTCCTGGCCAATAACAATTGGTATCTGTTCCTGCGACTGCATGCCATATTGTGCGATCGGTTGCGCACCATGTACGACAGGGCCAATGCATTGGCGGCCGAAGAGGCGAAATATCGCAGCAATCGGCGAGATAGTACCGCAACGTCGTTGCGATTGAAACCGAAATCGGACATCCAGGTGGAGGACTACTATCCGACATTTTTGGATATGCTGAAAAATGTGCTGGACGGAAACATCGACATCAATTCGTACGAGGATTCGCTACGCGAAATGTTTGGCATACACGCGTACGTTGCATTCACATTGGATAGG GTTGTAACGAATTCGGTGCGACAATTGCAGCATTGTGTAACGGAAAGGGGCGCCATTGAGTGTGTCGAACTGTTCCATCAGGAGCAGCGTAGAAACAGTGCTGGCGGTTATTGTAAAACCGCACATAAACGTGTCGCAGCTGAACTGGCCTATCAACGACGGGCTGAATCAATCTTACAAGATGAAAATTGCTTCAAAGTGTACATT TATAAAATCGACTGTAAAGTGACAATTGAGCTGCTCGACACCGAGTCCGATGAGACGGAGAAATGTGTTTCGAATGCCCAGACATGGAATAACTATGTGGAATGTTTAACGAATCCAATGGCATCGATGTCGAACGCAACGCGAACTAGTGACAGCAATAATCTGGCCAAGATTGAAATTAAAACGGAAAAATCGGATGATGATGCG gACCAAGAACCGACACGTCGTCCACTATTTCTACACAGAAACATAAGACGCTTCAAATCCCAACAATcaacgaaaacaatttcccTGCTGGATTCGGAACAATCGTATGTGTTAGGAGAAGATACTCGATTAAAAGTAGCCACTGAATCGACATCAAAGACTATTGTaaatacaacaacaacgacaacaacatCGTCAACAACAACGACAGCTACCGATTCTGAGACGTCTGGTAGTGAAGGTGCTGCCCAAAATAGAATAATAAACGATCCATTTTGGGGTAAAAGACCACCCGAACGGATAGGCACTGGAGCTGCAAATGATGGCTTCTTTGTCGAAGACAAATCGGAAGTTAAACTTAACTTGAGTTTGTACAAAATGGTGTTTGTTATGAATAAGGACGTCTTGTTCTACAAGAAGAACTCGCTGCGTAAAGCTAAACAG atGCATTCGACCGTTACATCCGCTATGGCGAAAAAGTTCCACAGCTTCGTATCCAGATGGAAGGACAAAAATGTGAACGACAGTCAGGAAAGCCAGTGTTCCGAATGGTTTATGGGCCGTCATGTCGATTTAGTGAGTAATGTGACAACGTTGCACCAAAACAATGACGTCAGTAAAACACCGTACCGAACATACAATCGATATAAAGTGGAACGGTTAAATGAATGTTAg